In Alphaproteobacteria bacterium US3C007, one genomic interval encodes:
- a CDS encoding transposase, translated as MVGHIEHHMEDIGRMEVMVGPSGKRNWSDAFKGRVVAETLVPGVTVNEVARRHDLRPIHLSSWRRLAKDGKLVVPDLTGADFAPVVLEPEAPPSATAPESAVEIVQGSIIIRLDAGTPPDRIAEIAHALSARA; from the coding sequence TTGGTAGGACATATAGAGCACCATATGGAGGACATTGGCCGTATGGAGGTCATGGTTGGGCCTTCGGGCAAGCGGAACTGGTCTGATGCGTTCAAGGGCCGGGTTGTTGCGGAGACGCTAGTGCCCGGTGTGACGGTCAACGAGGTGGCGCGGCGACATGATTTGCGGCCCATTCATCTGTCTTCGTGGCGGCGGTTGGCGAAGGACGGGAAGTTGGTTGTGCCGGATTTGACGGGAGCCGATTTTGCGCCGGTGGTTCTGGAGCCCGAGGCACCACCATCTGCGACTGCGCCGGAAAGTGCCGTTGAGATTGTGCAGGGTTCGATCATCATCCGCTTGGATGCGGGAACCCCGCCTGACCGGATTGCCGAGATTGCCCATGCGCTGTCCGCACGCGCATGA
- a CDS encoding fused MFS/spermidine synthase has protein sequence MRFWETVGLILVLSAVGLTYEIAAGRVLAPFFGTSLVTWTTVIATVLAGFSLGSALGGLIAEREQDVAARIVRRSLIATALLMAFSPIVLSVLYGLGARNTGGMILSVIVAFFPASVLVSFPSPYLAKLAVEARPGREGSSLGVVLAAGSLGAIAGAVLAGFVALPFLGSALTFAGCGAIALLCVPFVRGGRQSLIGVIAPAGLIIALGLTNGPVCRYESGLSCIDVGQRNGEVRLFSDRITQAAERINSNGARSQEGALVLRYTQMLWARMSLDLPTDANVLFVGGGGYTLPSQLLSMRPLARAVAVEIDPLITAVAKENLPWAGSVIRNNRRLEIVHADGRRFINETERQFDAVVMDAFSSGSVPAHLVTLETYQRLREIVAGPVYVNLIDKPDGRLARGTFAILSQLYPHVSAVMGPVSARGYANTILIASPVPLPPLDGMPSEYMDTTITPSRPFTDNRGWIGHR, from the coding sequence ATGCGGTTTTGGGAGACGGTCGGCCTTATTCTGGTGCTGTCCGCGGTTGGACTGACCTATGAAATTGCAGCCGGCCGCGTTTTGGCCCCGTTTTTCGGGACGTCACTGGTGACATGGACCACCGTCATTGCGACAGTTCTGGCAGGGTTTTCACTGGGTAGCGCGCTCGGCGGGTTGATTGCAGAACGCGAACAGGACGTTGCCGCAAGGATCGTCAGAAGGTCACTGATCGCAACCGCGCTCTTGATGGCGTTTTCACCCATCGTCCTTTCGGTCTTGTATGGATTGGGTGCGCGCAACACGGGTGGGATGATCCTGTCGGTTATTGTGGCGTTCTTTCCTGCGTCAGTGCTTGTCAGCTTTCCTTCCCCTTATTTGGCCAAGCTGGCCGTCGAGGCGCGGCCCGGCCGAGAAGGGTCATCGCTCGGTGTTGTGCTGGCGGCCGGTTCATTGGGTGCCATCGCAGGGGCGGTTCTGGCAGGGTTTGTCGCATTACCCTTTCTGGGATCAGCACTGACCTTTGCAGGGTGCGGGGCGATTGCTTTGCTGTGCGTGCCCTTTGTACGCGGTGGACGGCAGAGTTTGATCGGGGTGATCGCACCTGCTGGATTGATCATCGCATTAGGCCTTACGAATGGGCCGGTCTGTCGATATGAATCAGGCTTATCCTGCATCGACGTCGGTCAGCGCAACGGTGAAGTTCGCCTATTTTCAGACCGCATTACGCAAGCGGCTGAGCGGATCAATTCTAACGGTGCTCGATCGCAAGAGGGCGCATTGGTTCTGCGTTATACGCAAATGCTATGGGCGCGCATGTCGCTTGATCTGCCTACAGATGCAAACGTACTCTTTGTGGGTGGCGGCGGGTATACGTTGCCAAGTCAGTTGTTGAGTATGCGCCCACTAGCACGAGCCGTAGCGGTCGAGATAGACCCGCTTATAACTGCAGTGGCGAAAGAAAACCTCCCTTGGGCCGGCTCTGTAATCCGAAATAACAGACGGCTCGAGATCGTTCATGCGGATGGGCGAAGGTTTATCAATGAAACAGAACGCCAGTTTGATGCGGTTGTTATGGATGCGTTTTCATCCGGATCTGTCCCCGCCCATCTGGTGACGCTGGAGACCTATCAGCGACTGCGCGAGATTGTCGCCGGACCAGTCTATGTGAACCTAATCGACAAGCCAGACGGACGGCTGGCCCGAGGAACTTTTGCCATCCTTTCGCAGCTTTATCCGCACGTATCCGCAGTCATGGGACCCGTTAGTGCGCGCGGCTACGCCAATACTATCCTGATAGCGTCTCCTGTACCGCTTCCGCCACTTGACGGAATGCCGAGTGAGTACATGGATACAACAATCACACCAAGCCGCCCATTTACAGACAATCGTGGCTGGATCGGGCATCGCTAG
- the cueR gene encoding Cu(I)-responsive transcriptional regulator codes for MNIGEVSERSGLPPKTIRYYEDINLVRPLRSDNGYRSFRESDIHKLAFLGRARALGFSIEDCRTLLSLYEDETRESAQVKAVAKEHLTEIDNKIAQLKSMRETLSHLIEACQGDHRPDCPILKDLSRGI; via the coding sequence ATGAATATCGGAGAAGTTTCTGAACGCTCGGGATTGCCGCCAAAGACGATCCGTTACTATGAAGACATTAATCTCGTCCGCCCGCTGCGCAGTGACAATGGGTACCGCAGTTTCCGTGAAAGCGACATTCACAAGCTCGCGTTCTTGGGACGCGCGCGGGCTTTGGGGTTTTCAATCGAAGACTGTCGTACCTTGCTGAGCTTGTACGAAGATGAGACCCGCGAGAGTGCTCAGGTAAAGGCAGTGGCCAAAGAACATTTGACTGAGATCGACAACAAAATTGCACAGCTCAAATCTATGCGCGAGACCCTGTCTCATCTCATTGAGGCCTGCCAAGGCGACCATCGCCCTGACTGTCCGATCCTGAAGGATCTGTCGCGGGGCATCTGA
- a CDS encoding plasmid pRiA4b ORF-3 family protein, with protein sequence MSIIELKVTLEYIEPAVTRILQVPADIRLDRLHLTLQAAMGWTNSHLYMFEAEGTTWGLPDPDFGGDDLPANKTTLAGVLEDTGARTIRYIYDFGDSWEHMLQISKITDPIPGDLYPRLTDISGRCPPEDVGGFPGYEEFVEAMADPKHPEHASLKEWYGGAFDPSTPPADELRFEVLRLAKRWKAKKPVN encoded by the coding sequence ATGAGCATCATCGAATTGAAGGTCACGCTTGAGTATATCGAGCCTGCCGTCACCCGTATCCTGCAAGTGCCCGCTGACATCCGCCTGGACCGCCTGCACCTGACGCTGCAGGCCGCCATGGGCTGGACCAATTCCCATCTTTACATGTTCGAGGCAGAGGGCACGACCTGGGGGCTGCCCGACCCGGACTTTGGCGGCGATGACCTGCCTGCAAACAAAACCACATTGGCCGGGGTTCTCGAAGACACCGGCGCGCGCACCATCCGCTACATCTATGACTTCGGCGATAGCTGGGAACATATGCTGCAGATCAGCAAGATCACCGATCCAATCCCCGGTGACCTCTATCCCCGTCTGACAGACATCTCGGGCCGATGCCCGCCAGAAGACGTCGGCGGCTTCCCCGGATATGAAGAGTTCGTTGAGGCCATGGCCGACCCCAAGCACCCAGAACACGCAAGCCTCAAAGAATGGTATGGTGGCGCGTTCGACCCAAGCACTCCGCCAGCAGACGAACTGCGCTTCGAAGTGCTCAGGCTGGCAAAACGTTGGAAAGCGAAAAAGCCAGTAAACTGA
- the tnpB gene encoding IS66 family insertion sequence element accessory protein TnpB (TnpB, as the term is used for proteins encoded by IS66 family insertion elements, is considered an accessory protein, since TnpC, encoded by a neighboring gene, is a DDE family transposase.) translates to MMFPSNRVRIVVATKPVDFRKGHDGLAALVKTELRKEPFTGTVFVFRAKRADRLKLLYWDGTGLVMAYKRLEETTFTWPAIKDGLMALNHAQFEALFSGLDWRKVKALAARPPTAAE, encoded by the coding sequence ATGATGTTCCCCTCGAACCGGGTGCGGATCGTGGTGGCGACCAAGCCGGTAGACTTCCGCAAAGGCCATGACGGGCTGGCGGCGCTGGTCAAGACCGAGTTGCGCAAAGAGCCGTTCACCGGGACCGTATTTGTGTTCCGCGCGAAGCGGGCGGACCGGCTGAAGCTGCTCTACTGGGATGGCACCGGGCTGGTGATGGCCTACAAGCGGCTGGAGGAAACGACCTTCACGTGGCCAGCAATCAAAGACGGTCTGATGGCTCTGAACCATGCCCAGTTTGAGGCACTGTTCTCGGGATTGGACTGGCGGAAAGTGAAGGCTTTGGCAGCACGTCCGCCGACTGCGGCAGAGTGA
- a CDS encoding IS256 family transposase → MDLRDDTTIHAIMEYLIANGAIGMARVFGQLFELAMQVEREQHLKAAHYERTPERLGYANGYKPKQIDTPAGTVTIQVPKTAGHGDDPFYPQSLERGQRSSRAVMLAVAEMYIKGVSTRQAEDVMREFGIESLSSTQVSRATKLLDEELAAWRNRPLDQMKYLILDARYEKARHDGVVRDVAVLSAIGVGLDERRHVLGLSVALSEAEVHWRAFLESLQARGMRGATFIVSDDHAGLKAARRAILGAATWQRCQFHLAQNAVQHGPNNDIRKRIGKQLRSVWNASSLQAAEAELTALVASYRDKHPDFADWLESNVPEGLAVFTLPDAHQKRMRTSNGIERPIQQELKRRTSKVRVFPNLDSLERLSTAVLVEIDEKWETETKAYIKWEQHDD, encoded by the coding sequence ATGGACCTACGAGACGATACGACGATTCACGCGATCATGGAATATCTGATCGCTAACGGAGCTATAGGCATGGCGCGGGTTTTCGGCCAGCTTTTTGAGCTGGCGATGCAAGTTGAACGAGAACAGCACCTGAAGGCAGCACACTATGAGCGGACACCGGAGAGGCTGGGATACGCCAATGGCTACAAACCCAAGCAGATCGACACCCCTGCCGGAACCGTCACCATTCAGGTGCCCAAGACGGCGGGCCATGGGGACGATCCGTTTTACCCCCAGTCCCTTGAACGCGGGCAACGATCTTCGCGCGCGGTCATGCTGGCAGTGGCCGAGATGTACATCAAAGGCGTCTCCACGCGCCAGGCCGAGGACGTGATGCGCGAGTTCGGGATCGAGAGCCTCTCTTCGACGCAAGTGAGCCGGGCTACCAAGCTGCTGGATGAAGAACTGGCCGCGTGGCGCAACCGCCCCCTCGACCAGATGAAGTACCTCATTCTGGATGCGCGCTACGAAAAGGCCCGCCATGACGGCGTTGTACGCGATGTAGCAGTGCTTTCGGCCATCGGAGTGGGGCTGGATGAGCGCAGACACGTTCTGGGCCTCTCCGTGGCACTCTCCGAGGCCGAGGTGCATTGGCGCGCATTCCTGGAAAGCCTGCAAGCCCGCGGTATGCGTGGCGCGACCTTCATTGTCTCCGATGACCATGCCGGGCTGAAAGCGGCACGGCGCGCTATACTGGGGGCGGCAACCTGGCAACGCTGCCAATTCCATCTGGCCCAGAACGCCGTACAGCACGGCCCCAACAACGACATCAGAAAACGCATCGGAAAACAGCTCAGATCTGTCTGGAACGCGTCATCGCTTCAAGCCGCCGAGGCGGAACTGACCGCTCTCGTGGCCAGCTATCGCGACAAGCATCCAGACTTCGCCGACTGGTTGGAAAGCAATGTGCCCGAGGGGCTCGCAGTCTTCACTTTGCCCGACGCCCACCAAAAACGCATGCGCACATCGAACGGCATCGAGCGGCCAATCCAGCAGGAACTCAAGCGGCGCACCTCAAAGGTCAGGGTCTTTCCAAACCTCGACTCGCTGGAGCGCCTTTCAACCGCAGTGCTCGTCGAAATCGACGAAAAATGGGAGACCGAAACCAAGGCATATATCAAATGGGAGCAGCACGATGACTGA
- a CDS encoding protein-disulfide reductase DsbD family protein produces MLSASRNFLFTVLSILWASMVVAEVSEPYTNPAITARLISVENAVPPNATTLSLGLDLKLEEGWKAYWRSPGEVGLPPQISWDGSQNLASAEILWPAPERFTAFGIENFGYHDRVVLPVQIHLQEAGEPALLNASVTLLTCSEICVPHDFTLSLSLPAGVGIDLNAGDLITEYARKVPLDPAASDIVVETAVITDDALYVTASSENRFVAPDVFPEMGPSFTFGKPDIRTNSSGTEVWAKLPLYARDAVVPLVQVTLTDGSRSVTANPAWSQDVPQAPFTLTEGRPDLSQIMTIAMFALLGGLILNVMPCVLPVLSIKLTSVLNQADKPAQQVRYGFLMSALGVLAFMWVLSATILALQSVGVTVGWGVQFQSPVFLTIMFLVLAVFAANLFGVFEISLPSGLQTRLARSSGREGYGGDFATGAFAAVLATPCSAPFLGTAVAFALTGQPVDVIVVFTALGLGLALPYLLFAWKPGLIRLMPKPGRWMVVIKWVLGLLLAATAAWLLWVLSGVAGVQAAAFLLGLATLFVAIAAIPKIGSLTRVVSLTVIAIFGLAMTGSVTSPPEAKQVDQDWVVFDRGEIPRLVSQGKTVFVDVTADWCLTCKANKALVLDRAPIFDRLQGNDVIAMQADWTRSDPAISRYLESHDRFGIPFNIVYGPNAPDGIILSEVLSTAAVMAVLDEAALR; encoded by the coding sequence ATGCTGTCTGCCAGCCGAAATTTCTTATTCACGGTTCTGAGTATCCTCTGGGCATCCATGGTAGTGGCTGAGGTCTCGGAACCCTACACCAACCCTGCTATAACCGCGCGGTTGATTTCGGTGGAGAATGCGGTTCCTCCCAATGCGACGACGCTTTCCCTTGGATTGGACCTCAAACTTGAGGAAGGTTGGAAAGCATACTGGCGCTCACCGGGCGAGGTTGGTTTGCCACCACAAATTTCTTGGGATGGGTCGCAGAACCTTGCCAGTGCAGAAATTCTATGGCCTGCCCCCGAGAGGTTCACCGCGTTTGGCATCGAAAATTTCGGCTATCACGACCGGGTTGTCCTGCCTGTTCAGATTCATTTGCAAGAAGCCGGTGAGCCGGCGCTGTTAAACGCGAGCGTAACCTTGCTGACATGCTCCGAAATCTGTGTTCCACATGATTTCACCTTAAGCCTTTCACTGCCCGCTGGAGTCGGGATCGACCTGAATGCGGGTGATCTGATTACTGAGTACGCGCGCAAGGTTCCCTTGGACCCTGCTGCAAGCGACATCGTTGTCGAAACAGCAGTCATCACCGATGATGCGCTTTATGTGACTGCCAGTTCCGAGAACCGCTTTGTTGCGCCGGATGTTTTTCCTGAAATGGGTCCTAGCTTCACCTTTGGTAAGCCTGATATCAGAACCAATAGTTCTGGAACGGAAGTATGGGCAAAGCTGCCCCTTTACGCCCGCGATGCTGTTGTTCCACTGGTACAGGTAACGCTGACAGATGGCTCACGTTCTGTCACGGCAAACCCAGCTTGGTCGCAAGATGTACCGCAGGCACCTTTCACACTGACAGAGGGTCGGCCCGACCTGTCTCAGATCATGACAATCGCCATGTTTGCGCTGCTGGGTGGATTGATACTAAACGTCATGCCCTGCGTGCTGCCTGTTCTTTCCATCAAGCTGACGTCAGTGCTGAACCAAGCTGACAAACCTGCGCAACAAGTCCGCTACGGCTTCCTGATGTCAGCTCTTGGCGTCTTGGCCTTCATGTGGGTCCTCTCAGCTACAATTCTGGCACTGCAATCCGTTGGGGTCACCGTGGGCTGGGGTGTGCAGTTTCAAAGTCCTGTATTCCTGACGATCATGTTTTTGGTGCTCGCAGTTTTTGCGGCAAATCTGTTCGGCGTATTCGAGATCTCATTGCCATCCGGATTGCAAACGCGGCTAGCGCGATCTAGCGGGCGCGAAGGATATGGCGGGGACTTTGCCACAGGTGCTTTCGCAGCCGTATTGGCCACACCGTGCTCTGCACCCTTCCTTGGCACAGCTGTTGCCTTTGCCCTGACAGGGCAGCCAGTTGATGTGATTGTAGTGTTTACGGCGTTGGGTCTTGGGCTCGCCCTGCCTTATCTCCTTTTTGCATGGAAGCCCGGCTTGATCAGACTGATGCCAAAGCCTGGACGCTGGATGGTTGTTATCAAATGGGTTCTGGGCTTGCTTCTAGCGGCAACGGCGGCTTGGTTATTGTGGGTCCTAAGCGGCGTAGCGGGGGTGCAGGCCGCAGCATTTTTGCTTGGCTTGGCGACCCTTTTCGTGGCGATTGCAGCTATTCCAAAGATTGGTAGCTTGACCCGAGTTGTCTCACTCACCGTCATCGCGATTTTCGGTCTTGCCATGACCGGTAGCGTGACCTCGCCACCAGAGGCGAAACAGGTTGATCAGGATTGGGTCGTCTTCGACCGTGGCGAGATCCCCCGCCTTGTGTCCCAAGGCAAGACGGTTTTCGTCGATGTTACCGCAGACTGGTGTCTGACCTGTAAGGCAAACAAGGCATTGGTCCTAGATCGCGCACCTATTTTTGACCGGCTTCAAGGTAACGATGTCATCGCTATGCAAGCTGATTGGACACGTTCCGACCCCGCCATTTCGCGATATCTGGAGTCTCATGACCGTTTTGGGATTCCGTTCAATATTGTGTATGGGCCAAATGCGCCTGATGGGATCATTCTATCAGAGGTGTTATCAACGGCCGCCGTGATGGCAGTCCTGGACGAGGCTGCTTTGCGCTGA
- a CDS encoding multicopper oxidase domain-containing protein: MLSRRSFLETSSSALLTSVSLGSGMAQAQTIQPHQLRVGMRTLDVSGRAATVFGITNAQGKQGLDIFQSDGFNVQVTNDLTKPTVIHWHGLTPPFASDGSNVSQAVIQGSGSHDYQFDLERAGTNWMHSHHGLQEANLMAAPLIVRADNERDIDRQDVTILLQDFSFTPPEEIFAGLRGGTIAPVGSGMAAMDMGMVRGGNASMPTMDHSQMNMTQPMAGMDHGQIDMGEMDLNDVTFDAYLANDRDLTDPEVVQVDRGAKVRLRIINAASSTNFWVDLGTLNASLMAVDGMNVKPVFGRRFELAMAQRLDIDIQVPQSGGAFPILAQREGDRTRTGIILATQGAEITRLQNEAETIVAPILLDLERQLSALNPLAERPVERRFAVDLTGDMTSYVWGINGAAFGDHTPLDMGFGERVEIVLRNQTMMSHPMHLHGHHFQVVGLGQSRLRGAMRDTVIVPPMESVTIQFDADNAGEWPLHCHNAYHLEAGMMTTVRVG; encoded by the coding sequence ATGCTCTCCCGTCGTTCATTCCTCGAAACGTCTTCGTCAGCTTTGTTAACATCAGTCAGTCTCGGTTCGGGAATGGCGCAAGCTCAGACCATTCAACCGCATCAATTAAGAGTTGGGATGCGCACGCTTGATGTGAGCGGCAGGGCCGCGACGGTTTTTGGGATCACCAACGCACAAGGCAAGCAGGGACTGGATATTTTCCAGTCGGATGGCTTTAATGTTCAGGTCACCAATGATCTGACCAAGCCAACCGTGATCCATTGGCATGGATTGACACCACCTTTTGCGTCAGACGGAAGCAATGTCTCCCAAGCTGTCATTCAGGGCAGTGGATCGCACGACTACCAGTTTGATCTGGAGCGGGCCGGTACGAACTGGATGCATTCGCACCACGGATTACAAGAGGCCAATCTGATGGCTGCACCCTTGATCGTGCGCGCCGATAATGAACGCGACATCGACCGACAAGACGTGACTATACTGTTGCAGGATTTCAGCTTCACCCCGCCTGAGGAAATTTTTGCGGGATTGCGTGGTGGCACGATCGCCCCGGTTGGCTCTGGTATGGCGGCAATGGACATGGGCATGGTGCGTGGCGGGAATGCCAGTATGCCAACCATGGATCATAGCCAAATGAACATGACCCAACCTATGGCAGGCATGGATCACGGCCAGATTGATATGGGCGAGATGGACCTCAACGATGTCACGTTTGACGCATATCTCGCAAACGATCGCGATCTAACTGACCCCGAAGTGGTGCAGGTCGATCGTGGAGCCAAAGTTCGCCTCAGGATCATCAACGCGGCGTCTTCGACCAATTTTTGGGTCGATCTAGGCACTTTGAATGCGAGCCTCATGGCCGTTGATGGCATGAACGTGAAGCCCGTCTTCGGGCGGCGGTTTGAACTAGCAATGGCCCAGCGACTCGACATCGATATTCAGGTGCCACAGTCTGGTGGCGCTTTCCCGATACTCGCACAGCGTGAAGGTGACCGAACCCGCACTGGCATAATCTTGGCAACGCAAGGTGCTGAAATTACGCGACTGCAAAATGAAGCGGAAACAATTGTTGCTCCCATCCTCCTTGATCTGGAACGGCAACTTTCGGCATTGAACCCCCTAGCAGAACGCCCAGTTGAACGTAGATTTGCGGTCGATCTGACAGGTGACATGACGTCTTATGTTTGGGGTATCAATGGTGCCGCCTTTGGCGATCATACACCCTTGGACATGGGATTCGGCGAACGTGTGGAAATTGTCCTTCGCAACCAAACAATGATGTCCCATCCAATGCATCTGCACGGCCATCATTTTCAGGTGGTAGGACTGGGGCAAAGTCGATTGCGCGGCGCTATGCGTGATACAGTCATTGTTCCACCAATGGAGAGTGTGACGATCCAATTTGATGCGGACAATGCTGGTGAGTGGCCGCTACACTGTCACAATGCGTATCACCTCGAAGCCGGTATGATGACGACGGTAAGGGTCGGCTAG
- a CDS encoding heavy metal translocating P-type ATPase, with protein sequence MTEQETVNLSIEGMSCASCVGRVEQGLNGVDGVTNATVNLATEAATVTVSGPDGLKSAVNALTDLGYPARTSRITLNIASMTCASCVGRVEKAFMTAPGVLEASVNLAAENATIVYVTGATTAEHLVAVSSDAGYPAEVAQADAQASRSENKADEAKALLNRVVFAAILTVPVFVLEMGAHTIPSFHHLIERTIGIQTSWLIQFVLATIVLFGPGWGFFAKGIPALLRRTPDMNSLVALGTGAAWSYSVVATFLPQVLPDGVRAVYFEAAAVIVVLILLGRWLEARAKGRTGAAIQALLGLQAKTARVLRDGETVEVDIDRLAIGDLVLVRPGERIPVDGAVTEGSSNVDESMITGEPLAVPKSADDFVTGGTVNGTGSLTFAATRVGADTTLAQIIRMVEEAQGAKLPIQGLVDRVTMWFVPAVLALALLTVIVWLLIGPDPALTFALVAGVSVLIIACPCAMGLATPTSIMVGTGRAAEMGVLFRKGDALQHLNEVEIIALDKTGTVTEGQPTLTDLITTQGFERSGTLALIAAVEAQSEHPVAEAIVRSAVEEGLDFPTATDFRSVTGYGVEAMVDGRKVLVGADRFMAQQNIDTKALEADERSLAEQGRTALYAAIDGSLAAVIAVADPVKASSASVIEALHARGLKVAMITGDKQETADAIGRAVGIDEVIAGVLPDGKVKALERLRQGGRKIAFVGDGINDAPALAHADVGIAIGTGTDVAIESADVVLMSGDLRGVVNAAEVSQATMRNIHQNLIWAFGYNVALIPVAAGALYPTFGLLLSPVFAAGAMALSSVSVLTNALRLRRIRPKMPDAAPLKGRSPQLTTQPAE encoded by the coding sequence ACCGTCAATTTATCCATCGAAGGCATGAGTTGTGCTTCCTGTGTCGGCAGGGTCGAGCAGGGGTTAAACGGTGTGGATGGCGTGACCAACGCAACCGTTAATCTTGCGACAGAGGCGGCGACGGTGACGGTTTCTGGGCCGGACGGCCTGAAATCCGCCGTCAATGCTTTGACCGACCTTGGATATCCCGCCCGTACGTCGCGTATCACATTGAACATCGCATCAATGACATGCGCGTCCTGTGTTGGACGTGTCGAGAAAGCCTTCATGACGGCACCCGGCGTGCTTGAGGCGTCGGTCAACCTCGCGGCGGAAAATGCAACTATTGTGTATGTCACCGGGGCGACGACAGCCGAACACCTTGTCGCTGTCAGCAGCGACGCTGGCTACCCGGCCGAAGTCGCGCAAGCAGACGCGCAGGCCTCGCGTTCAGAGAACAAAGCCGATGAAGCAAAGGCCCTCCTGAATCGCGTTGTTTTCGCAGCCATCCTTACTGTGCCCGTGTTTGTTCTGGAAATGGGTGCGCATACAATCCCCAGCTTTCACCATCTGATCGAACGTACCATCGGCATTCAAACATCTTGGCTCATTCAATTTGTTCTTGCGACGATTGTTCTCTTTGGCCCGGGGTGGGGGTTCTTCGCTAAGGGTATCCCCGCTCTGCTGAGACGTACGCCTGATATGAACAGCCTCGTGGCTCTCGGTACAGGTGCAGCATGGAGCTATTCGGTTGTCGCAACATTCCTGCCGCAGGTGCTGCCGGATGGTGTCCGTGCGGTCTACTTTGAAGCAGCAGCTGTTATTGTTGTGCTTATTTTGCTTGGGCGGTGGCTCGAGGCACGTGCCAAAGGAAGAACCGGCGCCGCGATTCAAGCGCTCTTGGGATTGCAAGCAAAGACAGCCCGCGTTTTGCGTGATGGTGAAACCGTCGAGGTCGACATCGACAGGCTTGCAATAGGCGATCTCGTCCTTGTGCGCCCCGGTGAACGGATTCCGGTTGACGGCGCCGTCACTGAAGGCAGCAGCAACGTTGATGAAAGCATGATCACCGGCGAACCGCTTGCAGTGCCAAAAAGCGCTGATGATTTCGTCACTGGCGGGACCGTCAATGGCACCGGCAGCCTGACCTTCGCAGCCACACGGGTTGGTGCAGATACGACCCTCGCACAGATCATTCGCATGGTCGAAGAGGCGCAGGGTGCAAAGTTGCCCATCCAGGGTTTGGTGGACCGCGTCACCATGTGGTTTGTGCCCGCTGTTCTGGCACTTGCACTGCTGACCGTTATTGTTTGGCTTTTGATCGGTCCTGATCCCGCCCTGACCTTTGCGTTGGTTGCAGGCGTATCAGTCCTGATTATCGCATGCCCCTGTGCAATGGGCTTGGCAACGCCCACCTCAATTATGGTCGGTACCGGACGGGCTGCCGAAATGGGTGTATTGTTCCGCAAAGGTGATGCGCTGCAGCATCTCAACGAAGTTGAAATCATCGCGCTGGACAAGACCGGCACTGTGACTGAAGGCCAACCAACACTCACAGACTTGATCACCACACAAGGCTTTGAACGCTCCGGAACCCTCGCCCTAATAGCTGCTGTTGAAGCGCAGTCAGAACATCCTGTTGCCGAGGCCATCGTGCGCTCGGCCGTCGAGGAAGGTCTGGATTTCCCCACTGCGACAGATTTCCGATCCGTGACCGGCTACGGCGTCGAGGCTATGGTCGACGGTCGAAAAGTGCTTGTCGGTGCAGACCGATTTATGGCGCAGCAAAACATCGACACCAAAGCGCTTGAGGCTGACGAACGCTCACTGGCAGAGCAGGGGAGGACAGCGCTCTACGCGGCGATCGACGGATCTCTGGCTGCCGTGATCGCTGTTGCTGACCCTGTCAAAGCGTCCAGTGCCAGCGTCATCGAAGCTTTGCACGCCCGCGGGCTCAAGGTCGCGATGATTACTGGGGACAAACAGGAGACGGCTGATGCCATCGGTCGTGCGGTTGGGATCGACGAGGTGATTGCTGGCGTATTACCTGATGGAAAGGTGAAGGCTCTTGAAAGACTAAGGCAAGGCGGACGCAAGATCGCCTTTGTCGGCGATGGCATTAATGATGCGCCTGCACTTGCACACGCCGATGTTGGGATTGCTATTGGTACAGGAACTGATGTCGCCATCGAGAGCGCAGACGTCGTGTTGATGTCCGGCGACCTGCGCGGTGTTGTGAATGCGGCCGAGGTGTCACAGGCGACAATGCGCAACATCCACCAGAACCTTATCTGGGCATTTGGATATAACGTTGCCTTGATCCCGGTTGCGGCAGGTGCGCTTTACCCGACCTTTGGATTGCTTCTGTCACCGGTTTTCGCTGCCGGTGCCATGGCACTTTCATCAGTCTCGGTTCTGACCAACGCCCTGCGTTTGCGGCGCATCAGGCCAAAAATGCCCGATGCAGCGCCACTCAAGGGCAGATCACCCCAATTGACAACGCAGCCCGCAGAATAG